TAGCCAGAGCGAGAGCGGGAGCCAGAGCGAGAGCGGGAGCCAGAGCGAGAGCGGGAGCCAGAGCGAGAGCGGGAGCCAGAGCGAGAGCGGGAGCCAGAGCGAGAGCGGGAGCCAGAGCGAGAGCGGGAGCCAGAGCGAGAGCGGGAGCCAGAGCGAGAGCGGGAGCCAGAGCGAGAGCGGGAGCCAGAGCGAGAGCGGGAGCCAGAGCGAGAGCGGGAGCCAGAGCGAGAGCGGGAGCCAGAGCGAGAGCGGGAGCCAGAGCGAGAGCGGGAGCCAGAGCGAGAGCGGGAGCCAGAGCGAGAGCGGGAGCCAGAGCGAGAGCGGGAGCCAGAGCCGGAGCCGGAGCGAGAGCCGGAGCCGGAGCGAGAGCCGGAGCCGGAGCGAGAGCCAGAACCGGAGCCAGAGCGAGAGCGGGAGCCAGAGCGAGAGCGGGAGCCAGAGCGAGAGCGGGAGCCAGAGCGAGAGCGGGAGCCAGAGCGAGAGCGGgagcgagagccagagcgagagccagagcgagagccagagccagagcgggagccagagcgggagccagagcgggagccagagcgggagccagagcgggagccagagcgggagccagagcgggagccagagcgggagccagagcgggagccagagcgggagccagagcgggagccagagcgagagccagagcgagagccagagcgagagccagagcgagagcgggagccggagcgagagcggagccgagcgagagcggagccggagcgagAGCGGGAGCCGGAGCGAGAGCGGGAGCCGGAGCGAGAGCGGGAGCCGGAGCGAGAGCGGGAGCCGGAGCGAGAGCGGGAGCCGGAGCGAGAGCGGGAGCCGGAGCGAGAGCGGAGCGGAGCGAGAGCGGAGCGGAGCGAGGGAGCGGAGCGAGAGCGGGAGCCGgagcgagagccagagcgagagccagagcgagagcgggagccagagcgagagccagagcgagagccagagcgagagcgggagccagagcgagagcgggagccagagcgagagcgggagccagagcgagagcgggagccagagcgagagcgggagccagagcgagagccagagcgagagtcagagcgagagagagagacacagagagagagacacagagagagagacacagagagagagacacagagagagacagcgagacggagagagagtcagagacggagagagagtcagagacagagagagagtcagagacagagagagagtcagagacagagagagagtcagagacagagagagagtcagagacagagagagacagcgagagagtgagagagagagagagagagagagacagcgagagagagagagacagcgagagagagagagacagcgagagagagagagacagcgagagagaaagtcagagagagagagagtcagagagagagagagtcagagagagagagagagtcagagagagagagagagtcagagagagagagagagtcagagagagagagagagtcagagagagagagagacagacagagagaaagagacagcgagagagagagagtcagagacagagagagagagagagaacaaagaacaaagaacagtacagcacaggaacgggccattcggccttccaagcctgcgccgatcttgatgcctgcctaaactaacaccttctgcacttccgtggcccatatccctctattcccttcctattcatgtatttgtcaagatgtctcttaaacgtcgctatcgtatctgcttccaccacctcaatcatgtcgcccctccacctccgtcgttccagtgaaaacaatccgagtgtttccaacctctcctcatagctaatgccctccagacatcctggtcaacctcctctgtaccctctccaaagcctccacgtccttctggtagtgtggcgaccagaattgcacgcaatattctaagtgtggcctaactaaggttctgtacagctgcagcatgacttgccaattgttatactctatgccccgaccgatgaaggcaagcatgccgtatgccttcttgactacctcatccacgtgcgttgccactttcagtaacctgtggacctgtacgcccagatctctctgcctgtcaatactcctaagggttctgccatttactgtatacttcccacctgtattagaccttccaaaatgcattacctcacatttgtccgaattaaactccatctgccatttcttcgcccaagtctccaaccgatctatatcctgctgtatcatctgacaatcctcaccattgtccgcaactccaccaacctttgtgtcatccgcaaacttactaatcagaccagctacattttcctccaaatcatttatatatactccaaacagcaaaggtcccagcactgatccctgcggaacaccactagtcacagccctccattcagaaaagcacccttccactgataccctctgtcttctatgaccgaggcagttctgtatccatcttgctagctcacctctgatcccgtgtgacttcaccttttgtatcagtctgccatgcaggaccttgtcaaaggctttactaaagtccatatagataacatccaccgcccttccttcatcaatcatcttcgtcacttcctcaaaaaactcgatcaaattagtaagacacgacctccccttcacaaaaccatgctgtctctcgctaataagttcgtttgtttccaaatgggagtaaatcccgtcccgaagaatcctctcaatagtttccctaccgctgatgtaaatctcaccggcctataatttcctggattatccttgccacccttcttaaacaaaggaacaacattggctattctccagtcctctgggacctcacctgtagccaatgaagatgcaaagatttctgtcaaggccccagcaatttcttcccttgcctccctcagtattctggggtagatcccatcaggccctggggacttatctaccttaatgctttgcaagacacccaacacctcctcctttttgataatgagatgactgagtctatctgcactcccttccctaggctcatcatccaccaagtccttctccttggtgaatactgatacaaagtactcatttagcacctcgcccatttcctctggctccacgcatagattccctcctctgtccttgagtgggccaaccctttccctggttaccctcttgctctttatatacgtataaaaaagccttgggattttccttaatcctgtttgccaatgacttttcatgaccccttttagccctcctaactccttgctcaagttccttcctattgtctttacattcctcaagtgcttcgtctgttcctagccttccagcccttacaaatgcttcctttttcttttggactaggctcacaatatcccatgttatccaagcttcccgaaacttgcctttcttcctcacaggaacatgctggtcctggattctaatcagctgacgtttgaaacactcccacatgtcagatgtcagagagagagagagagagagagagagaatgtcgaaAGAGCAgatggaatggagagagacagcgacCCGTATTTCAAAGCCCCAGAGCCCCGTCCCCAGCACTCACCGGCCCTCCTTCTTTATGTGACACACGTAGTGACCGCACATTGTAGATGTCCCCATGTGACTAATGAAGGCGAAGAGCTGGTACTCTGCAGGGAGAAGGCAAACAGTGAGAGCGTGTGGGAACCGGCGGGTGTTGGGCAAGAGCAGGTGATATGGGACGAGGGTACCTGGCCGAGACAGGGAGGGTGCCCGCCACAGCCTGTGAGcaaggcgggggagggggggggggggggtggctggggaGGAGTGCCCCAAAGGGGGACAGGCAGAAGAGAGTGGGCGGGCATAGGAGAGAGAAATGGCCGACGATACAGAGAGAAACACTTACACACAGAGGACGcatgagaaagaggcagaaagacgAACAGAGAGATGAAAGGGCCATCAGGAtaaggaacccgggctgattcacccctccacccctaacccaggggtcaccggacagggatcaggagcaggaaccccgggCTGATTCACCTCGCCCCCCCCTACCTCCCTAACACAGGGGTCGCTGGACAGACGCCTTTGGGGCCGGTTACGGGGTGAGGCAAGAGAGGGGCTTTTTGCTGCTCAGCTGCGACGAGCGGAAAACTGCTACTTACTCCCGGGGCCGTCCCGGACTTTGGGACCGGGGGGGACCGATTCGGAGAGGGACTCGGCTGCAGAACGCCCCTCGGATAAATCCATCGCTGCCTCCGCCTCGAGGTCGTCGATGCGGCTGAATATCCAGTCGACGGCCCGCTCCAGGCTGTTACTCTGAAAAAAGAGAGACGGGGACAGAGGGGCTCTCCGTGAGACATGCACGCAAAACCATCAACAAAAAAGCAAACCCCCCCCTCCCTGCCGCACCCCGAACAATCCCCAGTCTCAGGAACTGCACCCTCACCGTCGCCTTGAGAGCCCGGGTAGCCTGTTCACGAGAGAAGCCCATCGAGAGGATGGTGGCAATGCTGTCCTCCGACGGTGGGTCAGTCATGATGACGGCGGAGCCAGGGCTGCTGGAGCAGGGCAGCACCAACGGGTTGGCGAAATCTGGCGAGcaacgagagaaagagagagagacagaaaaagagagagagagagagagagagagggggttaatTGCCAGGATGGAGCAATGCCACTGAGAGACCAGCAAGGGAAACAGAGACTCGGCCCAGACACTGGTCTACGGGAGAGAGGCCCACTCATTCCGTACAGCCATCGGCAGCAAGGGGCTCCCCACCCCCCATCATCGCTCCCTTAATCCCCACCTAGTCAGCCTGTCCTCTGCAACAGTCCCCGGCTTTGGCAACTCAAACCTCCGCCCGATTAgacactccaccccctcccctccatttcCCTCCGCCGTCACCCGCCCTCCACCCTCGTACCCCCTCCAGTaagcacctcccccaccccccgcctccttCAGTGTCCCCTCCGGCCACCTCGCAGCCTCCCCCCTCACCCCTGACTTTCCCACCCTCCTCACCCTTGTACCTGGGTCATCCATGTGAGACATCACCCACTTCATGGCAGCCTCCACACCGCTGTTTCCGGTGTGGTACACGGCCTTCCGGCAAGCCTCCAGGGGGAAGCCCATCTCTGCCAGCTGGTTCAACACTGACTCGTCCAGTACCGGCGCTGGTGGCacagacacagagtgagagtgagagacagacagacagagtgagacagaaaaaaaagagagacagagagagagacagtgcctaGCCCCAGTCACTCAGCCCACAAACCacgccaccgccccccccaccccccatacttCTACCCCCAGAAAGCCAGGTGGCGAAGGACAGAACCggagccaatctttgcacactttCCCCAGCTTTATTTACAGCGAAACACACTGCAAGCACGCGCCTCCCAAGCCAACCGGCTGCCGCTTCCGTCTGCTCCCGACGACACGGGCTCGAGTGAATCCCCGCTCAATGCACAATAAACACCCTGCCACTCACCCCACACACGCCCAATCGCaagctgcccccaccccacccgcccaGTCATTCACCCTCCCGCCCAGTCATTCACCCTCCCATCAATggaactgcaagagagagagaagcagccgaAGAAACAGGGGGATTAATCcatcggggagaggggatgggggaaaggggCGGGGAAGACAGACGGGGCTGGATGAGGAGGGGGCCAGGAGGACATGGGTGGCGGAAGGCAGCGATGTGAAGGGGTGACTGCAGGTGGGAAGGCAGGCAGCGTGGACGGCTAGACACAGCAGGATGTGGCGGGGGAGGGGTCAATAGGGAAGGATTCTTAACTGGAGGCAATGCTGCGCACAATCCCAGATTCTAACACCACCCCCAACTCCGACGAGCCCAGTTCACCAGAGCTCTGTTGGGCCAACTGTGCGTATCCCGGTCGACAGCAAATTCCCCCGGGCCCCGGAACCACTTCAAgttgtctctctcagacacacgcacacaaCCCCGCCTTCACACACGTACGCCACCACTCGCTCTCCGATTCACTCCCTGCGGCGCCAACCACCCCCGCAATCCCCCAACACACCCCCTCCAGCAGTTACGGAAGTCTGCCACTCTACCAGAGACAGGGGCACCGCCCGATCCTCAATTGGAGCCCTCCAACCCCGACTGTCCCCCACATTGCTTCCGCCCCATGTCAGGGAACAGAGGCCAAGAGCAGGGCCTCCACTATCTCACTTCCCCGCCATGCCCCCCGACAACCACCAAACAGCACAGGCCGAGGAGAGTGGGCGCAgttgccggggagggagggagagctagtGCGAGGCGCAGAAACAACAGAAGTTGaaagacaggagaaaaaaaaagcaCACTAACATGTCGGTGAGGACAAGAGCGCGGAGCAGAAGGAATCGTCATCGTCGTTGCCACAGAAACCAAGGCTACCTTTCGTCTCGTCCGGCGTGACCAGGGGGGGCGCGATGTCCGGCAGCTCCTCCTCCCCGGGCTGCAGGCCGCTTCCTCGCAGGTGGGAGATGTCCAGCTCATCCGGCATCTCGATCGAGACGTCTGCAAGGCAAGAAGGGGAGAGACGGTGAAGGGAGGGGAGCGGACGGAGAGACCGACCTACCTTCTCAGtggcaccccccaccctcccccccgccgTCGACCCTATCCGCTCTCCGCCATGACATCATGCCCcagcactccccctcccccactaccccagctTTCACCTCCAGAGTTCTCACCCAATTTCTTTGGCACCCAGTCCAGTCCAAAGGTGAATTTTTTGATCTGGATCACAAGATAATCCGGGAAAGAAGAAAAGCGGGTCTTCCTGgttgggggggaaaaaaagagaaacCGAGTCAGTCGGCTGTGAACAGTCCTGCTGCCCAAACCACCCACCACCCTGCCCCCCAACCTCAACGCCAACATCTCGGACAGACTCAGGCAACTGCCGCAGGTGGATACTCGGCCGGGGAACAAGGCATCGCCGCTGACCCAATCCGACTCCGTGCCTAGTTTCCACCGCCACCCACAAACCCCCACCACCCGTGCGCTCGATCTCAGCACTGGAGCAGTTGAGGGCTGGGGGGGAAGGGAAGCCGGGCACGGGCACCAGAGAGACACCGGAGATGAAAGTGTTAAAGGACGAGGACAGGTTACTGGAACGCGGCTTCGACCCCCTGCAGTTTCGAAGATTCAAAGGGTATAACATGCTCGCGGGCGGGGCTGAATGCGTCTCCCACAAttcctgtgcaacagactcgaggggggctgaacggcctactcctgcactGACAAGACACTGATAGCAGGAGTCAAAGAGATAAATCAGGAGGACAGGTTACTTCACTCATGGATCCTCCCAGAACAAAACAACAGGACCGCAGCAAACATCCCTTCTGAAAGACGTCCCCTGAAAGAGGGCAGTACTACATTAgttcatcagagtgttacagtgaggggtgtgggatatatcagtgttacagtgaggggcgtgggatatatcagtgttacagtgaggggcgtgggatatatcagtgtaacagtgaggggtgtgggatatgtcagtgttacagtgaggggtgtgggatatatcattgttacagtgaggggcgtgggataaatcagtgttgcagtgaggggtgtgggataaatcagtgttgcagtgaggggtgtgggataaatcagtgttgcagtgaggggtgtgggataaatcagtgtgacagtgaggggtgtgggatatatcagtgttacagtgaggggtgtgggatatatcagagtgttacagtgaggggtgtgggatatatcagagtgttacagtgaggggtgtgggatatatcagtgttacagtgaggggtgtgggatttatcagagtgttacagtgagggttgtgggatatatcagagtgttacagtgaggggtgtgggatatatgagtgcaacagtgaggggtgtgggatatattagtgcgacagtgaggggtgtgggatatttcagtgttacagtgaggggtgtgggatatatcagagtgttacagtgagggattgggatatatcagtgttccagtgaggggtgagggatatatcagtgtgacagtgagggatgtgggatacatcattgttacagtgaggggtgtgggatatattagtgttgcagtgaggggtgtgagaaatatcagtgttacagtgaggggtgtgggacatatcagtgtgacagtgaggggtgtgggatatatcagtgagacagtgaggggagtgggatatgtcagtgttacagtgcggggtgtgggatatctcagtgttacaaagaggggtgtgggatatatcagtgttacagtgaggggtgtgggatacatcattgttacagtgaggggggtggtagATAGcaatgtaacagtgaggggtgcgggatatatcggttttgcagtgaggggtgtggaatatagcagtgttaccgtgaggggtgtgggatctatcagtgttacaatgatgggtgtgggatatatcagtgtctcagtgtggggtgtgggatatatcagagtgttacagtgaggggtgtgggatatatcagtgttacagtgaggggtgtgggatatatctgttacagtgaggggtgtgggatatatcagtgttacagtgaggggtgtgggatatatcagtgttacagtgaggggtgtgggatatatcagtgttgcagtgaggggtgtgggatatatcagtgttgcagtgaggggtgtgggatatatcagtgttgcagtgaggggtgtgggatgcatcatagttacagtgaggggtgtgggatatatcagtgttacagtgaggggtgtgggatatatgagtgcaacagtgaggggtgtgggatatattagtgctacagtgaggggtgtgggatatatcagtgttacagtgagggatgtgggatatatcagagtgttacagtgaggggtgtgggatatatcagtgttccagtaagtggtgtgggatatatcagtgttccagtgaggggtgtgggatatatcagtgttccagtgaggggtgtgggatatatcagtgctacagtgaggggtgtgggatatatcagtgctacagtgaggggtgtgggatatatcagtgttgcagtgaggggtgtgggatatattagtgttacggtgaggggtgtgggatatatcagtgttccagtaaggggtgtgggatatatcagtgttgcagtgaggggtgtgggatatattagtgttacggtgaggggtgtgggatatatcagtgttccagtgagggttgtgggaaatatcagtgttccagtgaggggtgtgggatatatcagtgttacagtgcggggtgtgggatatctcagtgttacagtgcagggtgtgggatatctcagtgttacagagaggggtgtgggatatctcagtgttacagagaggggtgtgggatatcacagtgttacagagaggggtgtgggatatctcagtgttacagagaggggtgtgggatatatcagtgtctcagtgaggggtgtgtgatatatcacagtgttacagtgaggggtgtgggatatatcagtgatacagtgaggcgtgtgggatatatcagtgtgacagcgaggggtgtgggatacatcattgTTACAGTCAGGGGGGTGGTATATAgcaatgttccagtgaggggtgcgggacttatcagttttacagtgaggggtgtgggatatagcagtgttacagtgagggggtgtgggatatagcagtgtgacagtgaggggtgtgggatatatcagtgtgacagtgaggggtgtgggatatatcagtgttacagtgaggggtgtgggatatatcagtgttacagtgaggggtgtgggataaatcagtgttacagtgaggggtgtgggatatatcagtgttacaatgatgggtgagggatatatcagtgttacagtgaggggtgtgggataaatcagtgctacagtgaggggtgtgggatatatcagtgttgcagtgagggatgtgggatacatcagtgttacagtgaggggtgtgggatatatcagtgttacaatgatgggtgagggatatatcagtgttacagtgaggggtgtgggataaatcagtgctacagtgaggggtgtgggatatatcagtgttgcagtgagggatgtgggatacatcagtgttacagtgaggggtgtgggatatatcagtgttacaatgatgggtgagggatatatcagtgttgcagtgaggggtgtgggatatatcagtgttccagtgaggggtgtgggatatagcagtgttacagtgaggggtgtgggataaatcagtgttacagtgaggggtgtgggatatatcagtgttgcagtgagggatgtgggatacatcagtgttacagtgaggggtgtgggatatatcagtgttacaatgatgggtgagggatatatcagtgttgcagtgaggggtgtgggatatatcagtgtctcagtgtgggttgtgggatatatcagtgtctcagtgaggggtgtgggataaatcagtgttacagtgaggggtgtgggatatatcagtgtctcagtgtgggttgtgggatatatcagtgtctcagtgaggggtgtgggatatattagtgttacagtgagaggtgtgggatataacagtgtcacagtgaggggtgttggatatatcagtgctgcagtgaggggtgtgggagatatcagagtgttacagtgaggggtgtgggagatatcagagtgttacagtgaggggtgtgggagatatcagtgttacactgaggggtgtgggatatatcagtgttacagtgaggggtgtgggatatatcagtgttgcagtgaggggtgtgggagatatcagagtgttacagtgaggggtgtgggagatatcagagtgttacagtgaggggtgtgggatatatcagtgtgacagtgaggggtgtgggataaatcagtgttgcagtgaagggtgtgggataaatcagtgttccagtgaggggtgtgggatatatcagtgttgcagtgaggggtgtgggatatttcagtgttacagtgaggggtgtgtgatatatcagtgtctcagtgtggggtgtgggatatatcagtgtctcagtgtggggtgtgggatatatcaaagtgtaacagtgaggggtgtgggatatttcagtgttccagtgaggggtgtgggatgcatcatagttacagtgaggggtgtgggatatatcagtgttaaagtgaggggtgtgggatatatgagtgcaacagtgaggggtgtgggaaaaaatcagtgtcacagtgaggggtctgggatatatcagtgtcacagtgaggggtgcgggatctaTCAGTGTcatagtgaggggtctgggatatatcagtgttacagtgaggggtgtgggatataacagtgtcacagtgaggcgtaaggaatatatcagtatcacagtgaggggtgtgggatatatcagtccaacagtgaggggggtgggatatatcagtgtgttacagtgaggggtgtgagatatataagtgtgacagtgaggggtgtgggaaatatcagtgttacagtgaggggtgttggatatatcagtgttgcagtgaggggtgtgggagatatcagagtgttacagtgaggggtgtgggagatatcagagtgttacactgaggggtgtgggatatataagtgttacagtgaggggtgtgggatatatcagtgttacagtttggggtgtgggatatatcagtgttacagtgaggggtgtgggatatatcagtgttacagtgaggggtgtgggatatatcagtgttccagtgaggggtgtggaatatatcagtgttacagtgaggggtgtggaatatatcagtgtcacagtgaggggtgtgggaaatatctgttacagtgaggggtgtgggaaatatcagtgttacagtcaaAGGGGTGGTATAtagcaatgttacagtgagggatgtgggataaatcagttttgcagtgaggagtgtgggatatatcagtgttacagtgaggggtgtgggatatatcagagtgctacagtgaggggtgtgggatacatcggtgttgcaatgaggggtgtgggatacatcagtgttacagcgaggggtgtgggatatatcagtgtcacagtgaggggtctgggatatatcagtgttacagtgaggggtgtgggatataacagtgtcacagtgaggcgtaagggatatatcagtatcacagtgaggggtgtgggatatatcagtccaacagtgaggggggtgggatatatcagtgtgttacagtgaggggtgtgagatatataagtgtgacagtgaggggtgtgggaaatatcagtgttacagtgaggggtgttggatatatcagtgttgcagtgaggggtgtgggatatatcagcgttccagtgaggggtgtgggagatatcaagtgatacagtgagaggtgtgggagatgtcagagtgttacagtgaggggtgtgggatatatcagtgttgcagtgtggggtgtgggatatatcagtgttgcagtgaggggtgtgggatatatcagtgttgcagtgaggggtgtgggatatatcagtgttacagtttggggtgtgggatatatcagtgttacagtgaggggtctgggatatatcagtgcgaCAGTGAGGGTGcggaatatatcagtgttacagtgaggggtgtggaaaaaatcagtgttacagtgaggggtgtggaatatatcagtgtcacagtgaggggtgtgggaaatatcagtgttacagtgaggggtgtgggaaatatcagtgttacagtcaaAGGGGTGGTATAtagcaatgttacagtgagggatgtgggataaatcagtgttgcagtgaggggtgtgggatatatcagtgttacagtgaggggtgtgggatatatcagtgttacagtgaggggtgtgggatatatcagagtgctacagtgaggggtgtgggatacatcggtGTTGCAATGAGggttctgggatatatcagagtgttccagtgaggggtgtgagatatataagtgtgacagtgaggggtgtgggaaatatcagtgttacagtgaggggtgttggatatataagtgtgacagtgaggggtgtgggatatatcagtgttgcagtgaggggtgtgggagatatcagagtgttacagtgaggggtgtgggagatatcagagtgttacactgaggggtgtgggatatatcagtgttacagtgaggggtgtgggatatatcagtgttgcagtgaggggtgtgggatatatcagtgttccagtttggggtgtgggatatatcagtgttacagtgaggggtctgggatatatcagtgcgaCAGTGAGGGTGcggaatatatcagtgttacagtgaggggtgtggaaaaaatcagtgttacagtgaggggtgtggaatatatcagtgtcacagtgaggggtgtgggaaatatcagtgttacagtgaggggtgtgggaaatatcagtgttacagtcaaAGGGGTGGTATAtagcaatgttacagtgagggatgtgggataaatcagtgttgcagtgaggggtgtgggatatatcagtgttacagtgaggggtgtgggatatatcagtgttacagtgaggggtgtgggatatatcagagtgctacagtgaggggtgtgggatacatcggtGTTGCAATGAGggttctgggatatatcagagtgtt
The Heterodontus francisci isolate sHetFra1 unplaced genomic scaffold, sHetFra1.hap1 HAP1_SCAFFOLD_323, whole genome shotgun sequence DNA segment above includes these coding regions:
- the LOC137361950 gene encoding ubiquitin carboxyl-terminal hydrolase 5-like, with product MTELEIDMNQRIGEWETIQESGVHLKPLYGPEYTGIQNLGNSCYLNSVMQVVFSIPDFQNKYVGNLEKIFKDAPMDPTQDFNTQVAKLGYGLLSGDHSKPPPETEEADPDAEKVELEGIAPRMFKSLVGKGHPEFSTNRQQDAQEFFLHFINMVERNCRSSENPNEAFRFLVEERINCLASGKVKYTQRVDYIMQLPVPMEAAVNKDELAEYEVKKREAEADKKTLLEMVRARIPFESCLQAYSEPEHVDDFWSTALLAKSVAIKKTRFSSFPDYLVIQIKKFTFGLDWVPKKLDVSIEMPDELDISHLRGSGLQPGEEELPDIAPPLVTPDETKGSLGFCGNDDDDSFCSALLSSPTSPVLDESVLNQLAEMGFPLEACRKAVYHTGNSGVEAAMKWVMSHMDDPDFANPLVLPCSSSPGSAVIMTDPPSEDSIATILSMGFSREQATRALKATSNSLERAVDWIFSRIDDLEAEAAMDLSEGRSAAESLSESVPPGPKVRDGPGKYQLFAFISHMGTSTMCGHYVCHIKKEGR